The Blautia luti nucleotide sequence TGGTATGATTATTTATGGATATGGGCGATCATTTATTTTGCTCTCGGTTTTTTTAATATTTTGTTCGCTTGGTTTGGGATGATTGATTTCTTGGTGCCGTTAGGAATAGCAATATTCGGTGGAAATAAATTTTTCTGTAATCATTTGTGTGGACGAGGCCAGCTTTTTAGTAAGTTTGGAGGAGATTTAAAATGCTCAAGAAATAAACCAACCCCGCGATGGATGAGTTCAAAATGGTTCCGATATGGCTTTTTGATATTTTTCCTTACAATGTTTGGGAATATGGTATTTCAGACATATTTAGTTGGTGCCGGAGCATCTTCCTTGCGTGAAGCCATCAAACTATTCTGGACATTCCGTGTTCCATGGGGATGGACATACACTGCAGGAACAGTAGCTGATTGGGTGGCACAGTTTAGTTTTGGATTTTATAGTTTGATGCTTACATCGCTGCTGTTAGGGTTGATTGTAATGGTGTTATATAAGCCACGAACCTGGTGTACATTTTGTCCAATGGGAACAATGACGCAAGGCATCTATAAATTAAAAAATAATGAAAATAAGTAATACTATTAGGTGATCTATAAAAGGCATATGTCAAAAACATTATTGACATATGCCTTTTATAGGACTATTATATAAGAAAAGTGAGAAAGGAGCAGTTTATGCCGAGACCAGTAAAGTGCAGAAAAATCTGTCATTTTCCCAATACTTTAGAATTTTTCCCGGCAGATAATACTGAGAAAAAAACACCCATTGTTCTGACGGTAGATGAGTATGAGACAATTCGTCTTTTGGACAAGAAAGGTTATAGTCAGGAGCAGTGTGCAGCATCTATGCAAGTCGCAAGAACAACTGTTCAACGAATTTACGAGATTGCCCGGAAGAAAATAGCAGATGCACTCATTGATGGACATCCGCTTAGAATCGAGGGTGGGGATATAAGAATCTGTGACGGTCAGAACAGCAACTGTAGCTTTGGAGGATGTTACAAACAGGAAATTTACCAAAAATATGCAGCAGAAAAAGGAGAAGGTATCATGAGAATAGCAGTAACATATGAAAATGGACAGATTTTCCAGCACTTTGGACACACAGAGACATTTAAGATTTACGATGTAGAGGAAGGAAAAGTAGTACATTCAGAAGTAGTAGATACGAATGGAAGCGGACATGGTGCATTGGCGGGAGTTCTTAATGCATTGAATGCAGATGTACTGATCTGTGGTGGAATCGGAGGCGGTGCACAGACAGCATTAGCGGCAGCCGGTATTAAGCTTTTCGGAGGAGTTTCCGGAGATGCGGATGAAGCAGTAGAAGCCTTTATTAATGAAACACTGGATTACAATCCGGATGTGAAGTGCTCTCACCATGAGCACAGCCACGGGGAAGGACATACCTGTGGTGAGCACGGATGTGGAAGCCATAGCTGTCATTAAGAAGAATAGTGAAAAATAATAATACGAAAGGATGTGCCAAGGTAATGGAGAAGTTACCGTAGCGCATCCTTTTTTGTTATTTTCATATTGATTATTTCTTACTTGCCGAAAGTAATGAATTGAACGTATAATACTCCCAGCTTTTTGTAACTGTCAAAGACGGGAGTATACTTAATTTATTGAGATGTGTCAATTATATAACTGGCATATGCCGTAAATAGAAATAAAAAGAAGCGTAATAAAGTAAATTGTCTTTTCTGTGATATCATCACGGAAGCAAGATCTTTTATGCGGTATATTAAGTTCAAACAGGAGAAGGGGTTAAAAAATATGACATCAATAAATATAAATAAAGAAAAGTTTGGACAATTAATTAATAAGGAAAAACTGGTTTTGGTTGATTTCTGGGCACCTTGGTGTGGTTATTGCCGTAGAATTGGAGCAGCTTATGAAAAAATAAGTGAAGAATACAGCGATATTCTTATTGCAGGAAAAGTAAATATTGATGAAGAACCACATATTGCAGAAGCTGAAAAGATTGAGATAATTCCTACGCTGGTTTTATATCGAGATGGAAAGGCAATAGATTCTATTGTTGCACCCGAATCAAAAAAAATGATAGAAAACTTTATTAATGAAGCTTTGGAAAAATAAAATAGGAGGACTGTTGTATGAATGAAAATCATGTTTACGATATGATTATCGTGGGAGGAGGACCTGGTGGGTATACATCAGCATTATACGCAGCCAGAGCAGGACTTGAAACAATTGTTTTAGAAAAATTATCTGCAGGTGGCCAGATGTCACTGACATGGCAGATTGATAACTATCCTGGTTTTGAAAATGGAATTGACGGATTTTCATTGGCAGAGAAAATGCAAAAACAGGCGGAAAAATATGGTGCTAAAAGTGAATATGCAGAAGTTTTTAATATGGATTTAGCAGGAAAGCTTAAGAGAGTAGAAACTAGTTCGGGAATTTATATTGGGAAAACAGTAGTGATAGCTACAGGAGCAAATCCAAGAGAACTTGGTCTTGATAAAGAAAAAGAATTGATAGGTCATGGAGTTGCTTATTGTGCCGCCTGTGATGGTATGTTTTATAAAGATAAGATTGTGGTTGTTGTTGGTGGTGGAAATTCTGCTGTATCAGATGCTACTCTTTTAAGTCGAATTGCTAAGAAAGTTATCATTGTTCATCGAAGAGATACATTACGTGCAACAAAAATTTACAATGACCAGCTGATGAAAACTGAAAATATAGAGTTTCGATGGAATAGTACAGTAAAAGAACTGCTTTATGGAGAACGATTGACTGGTGTGCGGTTGAAAGATACAGTTACAGGAGAAGAAAACATTATAGAATGTGACGGCTTGTTTGTGAGCATAGGAAGAAAACCGACAATAGATTTTTTAGATAATCAGATAGAACTGGATAATAAAGGATATATTGTGGCAGGTGAACATACTGAAACAAGTATTCCAGGTGTTTATGCTGTAGGAGATGTCAGAACAAAGTTACTTCGTCAGATAGTAACAGCTGTTGCAGATGGTGCTATGGCAGTACATATGGCAGAAAAATATATAGGGGAAATGTAAAGTGAATTCCGCCTTTATGCATAGGAATTGTTTGGTTAAGTTAAATAATGAAACAGAAAATAGTCATTTTGATAGACCATATTTACTATAAATAATCAGAATTTGAATACTGAACTTTTTATACTGAAATATGTACGATTTCAATAATGACATGAACTTAAGGGAACGTATTGCGGATACTTTGTGAACTTTATCCTGATACAATGATTATGCTGATGAAAGAAGGCATGTATTATTGTTTTCTATATTGATATTAGGACAGAATGTTGTCAGCTATAATGTGCAAAATGAATTACGTTTAGTTAAAAAAGGATTTCCGCTCAGATATTCTTTAAAAGAAAAATTACAATGCAAGTCAGTTATTGGAATGTTCTTGTTGTTACTCCCGATGCTTTGTTATTGGATAGCGTATAAAATTGAATTATTTAGTATTCTCCTTTGGATATGGATGCCGATTCAGAGTATTATAATATATACAGCAAAGAACCGGCTGCAAAGGTTACTATATATACTTCCATTTTATATTTTGTCATTGTTATCTATGAGAGTATGGCAGATGTTTTTTTAACAATAAGATCATTGATTTTCTAAGCAAAACCGCTTATAATTTGAATCGGAACATATTGCTATTATCCACAGTTACGAAGTGCGTGTTATCAATGCCGATAATAAAATGATAACATTAGCCCGTATAGGTAGGATAATATGGATAAATCAAATAATCAAAAGAACTACAAACACGACAGCGAATAATCTCTAAACAAAATTGATTAGTAATTGTCGACGGCAAATAATACTTTTGTTACATTAAATTTGCATATCTAAAATAATTTTTGAACCATTCGGCTCATCCATTTCCCTTTATGATTAAGTACAAAAGACAGTATTTTTGAATTTATATTTTGCGTATTTCTCTTTCGGAGAATACGGGAACCTTTTCAAATTTTGCAGAGAAAAATTGATTGACACCATATACGATACCACATATAATGTAAATAGGAGATATAAGAATGTCAAAATGGGATAAACTGATAACACGTATATGTAATTTATCAAAAGATCTTCGGTTTGATGAATTGCGAAAAGTATTGGAAAGTTATGGATATGATATGCATGTTCCGAGAAGTGGGAGCAGTCATTATACATTTAGAAAATCTGGGTGCATGCCTATTACAATACCAAAACATGAGCCGATAAAGAAAGTATATGTAGAAATGGTAAGGGAAATAGTAGAAAGTGAGGCGAAGAATCATGAAGACGTTGAATGATTATATGTCAATGTCCTATCGTATGGAAGTTGTGGAAGATAAAACCGAAGGAGGATTTGTAGTTTCGTATCCAGATCTCCCTGGTTGCATTACCAGCGGAGAAACAGTGGAAAGTGCAATTTCAAATGCTCTGGATGCAAAAAAAGCATGGCTTGAAGCTGCATTAGAAGAAGGGGTAGAAATCCATGAACCGGATAGCCTTGAAGATTATTCCGGACAGTTTAAGCTGAGAATTCCAAGAAGCCTGCATAGACTACTGGCAGAACATTCTCAGAGAGAGGGAATCAGTATGAATCAGTATTGCGTATATCTTCTTTCGAGGAATGATGCGGTATTCTCAAAATAGCAATTATATGTAAGCAGCAAAGCATGTTATTGAGAGCGGAATGTACAGTAACATGGAAAGAGCTGATGAAAAAATATGCAGTTGACAAAGAACAGGTACATTGTTATAATTGCCTACATGAACAAAGGCGTTCTTTCTATAGAAAAGTAACTGT carries:
- a CDS encoding 4Fe-4S binding protein, with product MKKKKHWYDYLWIWAIIYFALGFFNILFAWFGMIDFLVPLGIAIFGGNKFFCNHLCGRGQLFSKFGGDLKCSRNKPTPRWMSSKWFRYGFLIFFLTMFGNMVFQTYLVGAGASSLREAIKLFWTFRVPWGWTYTAGTVADWVAQFSFGFYSLMLTSLLLGLIVMVLYKPRTWCTFCPMGTMTQGIYKLKNNENK
- a CDS encoding NifB/NifX family molybdenum-iron cluster-binding protein; translation: MPRPVKCRKICHFPNTLEFFPADNTEKKTPIVLTVDEYETIRLLDKKGYSQEQCAASMQVARTTVQRIYEIARKKIADALIDGHPLRIEGGDIRICDGQNSNCSFGGCYKQEIYQKYAAEKGEGIMRIAVTYENGQIFQHFGHTETFKIYDVEEGKVVHSEVVDTNGSGHGALAGVLNALNADVLICGGIGGGAQTALAAAGIKLFGGVSGDADEAVEAFINETLDYNPDVKCSHHEHSHGEGHTCGEHGCGSHSCH
- a CDS encoding thioredoxin family protein, with translation MTSININKEKFGQLINKEKLVLVDFWAPWCGYCRRIGAAYEKISEEYSDILIAGKVNIDEEPHIAEAEKIEIIPTLVLYRDGKAIDSIVAPESKKMIENFINEALEK
- the trxB gene encoding thioredoxin-disulfide reductase, giving the protein MNENHVYDMIIVGGGPGGYTSALYAARAGLETIVLEKLSAGGQMSLTWQIDNYPGFENGIDGFSLAEKMQKQAEKYGAKSEYAEVFNMDLAGKLKRVETSSGIYIGKTVVIATGANPRELGLDKEKELIGHGVAYCAACDGMFYKDKIVVVVGGGNSAVSDATLLSRIAKKVIIVHRRDTLRATKIYNDQLMKTENIEFRWNSTVKELLYGERLTGVRLKDTVTGEENIIECDGLFVSIGRKPTIDFLDNQIELDNKGYIVAGEHTETSIPGVYAVGDVRTKLLRQIVTAVADGAMAVHMAEKYIGEM
- a CDS encoding type II toxin-antitoxin system HicA family toxin: MSKWDKLITRICNLSKDLRFDELRKVLESYGYDMHVPRSGSSHYTFRKSGCMPITIPKHEPIKKVYVEMVREIVESEAKNHEDVE
- a CDS encoding type II toxin-antitoxin system HicB family antitoxin, whose protein sequence is MKTLNDYMSMSYRMEVVEDKTEGGFVVSYPDLPGCITSGETVESAISNALDAKKAWLEAALEEGVEIHEPDSLEDYSGQFKLRIPRSLHRLLAEHSQREGISMNQYCVYLLSRNDAVFSK